CGCTCCGACCCCGCCAGAGGAGGTCCGCGACCTCGCCATCCCCAGCATCCTCGCCGGCTACGAGCGCTGGGATCACGACCTTGGCCTGTTCGCCGCGCACGAGAAGGACGGCGGCGCGTTCGTCGGCTGGTTCTGCCTGCGTCCGCTGCGCAGCGGCCCGCGTGAGGAGGCCGAACTCGGCTACCGCCTGCGCCAGGCGACCTGGGGCAGGGGCTACGCCACCGAGGTCTCGCAGGCGCTGCTGGCGAAGGGATTCGCCGAGCTCGGCATCCGCATGGTCTGGGCCGAGACGATGACCGTGAACCGCCCTTCGCGCAACGTCATGGAGAAGCTCGGGATGACGCTCGCGGAGAACATCCCCACGCCGGACGACATGATGGCGGTCGAGGGTTCCGAGCACGGGGGTGTGCGGTACGAGATCACGAAGGAGCAGTGGGAGCGGCGGCAGGCGTAGGCAGCGCGAGGCGCGGCGCATCGCCTTTTGGGTACCCGACATCAGGACGTGGTTCCAGGAGTCGCAGCCGTCCGTCCAGTCCGCGAACTGGACGTGCCCTGTGGGGAGCGTGCCGCCGCGTGGCTCGCAGAATCCCCAACCACCTCGCAGCGCGCGGCCTGGCAGGCGAGAACGCCTCGCATGTCCGGGTGGCGGCGCTGCCACTCGCCGTCCAGGGCGTAGACGTCCTCGGAGAGCCGGACGGGCTTGCTGCACCGGCAGCCCCGGATGCGGAGCACGGGCACGAGCGGACTCCACCTCGACGGCGCGGGGGCTGGGCGGCCGGGCTGTGTACGGTCCCGGCCGTCCGAGGGCTTCACCGTGCGGCGCCCGGCCCGTGGGGGTGTTCGTGCCGGGCAGTGTGGAGCAGGCGCAGCCACGCGCCCTGGTGGAGGCGCTCGGCGGGTCCAACGAGCGGCAGCCGATGGGGCAACGGCAGGTCAGCCCACCGCGGTGGCGCGGGCGGTGATGGCCTGGCGCAGCCGGTCGGCGAGTTCAGCGCGCTCGGCGGGGGTGTAGGCGAGGTGGCCGTTGGT
The sequence above is drawn from the Streptomyces kaniharaensis genome and encodes:
- a CDS encoding GNAT family N-acetyltransferase, encoding MTTYLESERLTLRPFAAADADLLIELDSDPAVMRYLTGGAPTPPEEVRDLAIPSILAGYERWDHDLGLFAAHEKDGGAFVGWFCLRPLRSGPREEAELGYRLRQATWGRGYATEVSQALLAKGFAELGIRMVWAETMTVNRPSRNVMEKLGMTLAENIPTPDDMMAVEGSEHGGVRYEITKEQWERRQA